In Patescibacteria group bacterium, the sequence AATTTTTTTAAGACGATATCAATGGCTTTTGCTTTGATTTCTTTTCGGCGAACGCCTATGCGCAATCGCCAAAAACCTTTTGAATTAAGAATTTTAATAATTGATTCAACGCCTTTATGGCCGGCTGCTCCGCGATTTTTTTGAATTTTAAAATTGCCCAATAACAGATCCGTATCATCGTGAACAACCAATAAATCGTTAAGTTGGGTATTAAAATATTTAACTAAATTTTTGACAATACGACCGGATTCGTTCATGTAGCAATAGGGAATTGCATAAATTGTGTGCTTCTCTTGATAAATTAAAGCAGACAACTTCTTGTTTAACGAAAAAGAGCCATTAAATATTTGTTTGACAAAAATTTTAACTGCTTCAGCGCCGACATTGTGTGGCGTAGATTTAAATCCAGCATTTTTATTGCCCAAACCGATAA encodes:
- the pth gene encoding aminoacyl-tRNA hydrolase encodes the protein MQLIIGLGNKNAGFKSTPHNVGAEAVKIFVKQIFNGSFSLNKKLSALIYQEKHTIYAIPYCYMNESGRIVKNLVKYFNTQLNDLLVVHDDTDLLLGNFKIQKNRGAAGHKGVESIIKILNSKGFWRLRIGVRRKEIKAKAIDIVLKKFSKKERGVIEGLHPNINKTINEWVNKH